One Caretta caretta isolate rCarCar2 chromosome 24, rCarCar1.hap1, whole genome shotgun sequence genomic region harbors:
- the LOC125625679 gene encoding putative G-protein coupled receptor 33 — MDRGNMTLPPTAGANSNETPATTRATHLAAAVLLFTTLPVGVVGNGLYLWVLGLKMRRTVTTLLFLHLVSCYLLFTLLIPFFAIYILRDLDWVFGTAMCKLLNVCLSMDMFSSVFLITLISLDRYTITCHPIWSRHHRTVAQAWKLAAGVWLASFALSTLDLAFWDTHVNAGRIICISNYTLPRDRNGAETRDPGRRIHPAVFTVHFLLGFLLPFCTIVGCYVRVGLKMKEKGLAQRGKPFKVMVAAGVSFFLCWLPYHLYYGLMFYSNVQQSVTDSFLVISIIMFCFNVCFTPVLYLFVGGTFQQVARMSLFALVKAPFDEDLSSAVSGTESSRRHGPETDTMEMEKNLESCGF; from the coding sequence ATGGACCGAGGCAACATGACTCTCCCACCAACTGCTGGGGCGAATTCCAACGAGACCCCAGCAACCACGAGGGCCACTCACCTGGCTGCAGCCGTGTTGCTCTTCACCACTTTACCAGTGGGTGTGGTGGGGAACGGGCTGTACCTGTGGgtgctggggctgaagatgagGAGGACGGTGACCACGCTCCTGTTCCTCCACCTGGTCTCCTGCTACCTCCTCTTCACCCTGCTGATCCCCTTCTTCGCCATCTACATCCTCCGGGATTTAGACTGGGTCTTTGGTACAGCCATGTGCAAGCTCCTGAATGTCTGCCTCTCTATGGACATGTTCTCCTCTGTCTTCCTTATCACTCTCATCAGTCTGGATCGCTACACAATCACCTGCCACCCCATCTGGTCCCGGCATCACCGCACTGTGGCCCAGGCATGGAAGCTGGCTGCAGGTGTGTGGCTGGCCTCCTTCGCTCTCAGCACTCTCGACCTGGCTTTCTGGGACACCCATGTGAATGCGGGCAGGATCATCTGCATTAGTAATTACACCCTCCCCAGGGACAGGAATGGAGCCGAGACGCGGGACCCGGGGAGACGGATCCACCCAGCCGTCTTCACAGTCCATTTCCTGCTgggcttcctgctgcccttcTGCACCATCGTGGGCTGCTATGTCCGCGTGGGGCTGAAGATGAAGGAGAAGGGGCTGGCACAGAGGGGGAAACCCTTCAAAGTCATGGTGGCTGCGGGAGTGTCCTTCttcctctgctggctgccctacCACCTCTACTATGGGTTGATGTTCTACAGTAATGTGCAGCAGTCAGTGACAGACAGCTTCCTGGTCATTTCCATCATCATGTTCTGCTTCAACGTCTGTTTCACCCCAGTCCTCTACCTTTTTGTAGGGGGGACGTTCCAGCAGGTGGCAAGGATGTCTCTGTTTGCTCTGGTCAAAGCACCTTTTGATGAGGATCTCAGTAGTGCTGTGTCTGGAACAGAATCTAGTAGGAGACATGGGCCAGAAACTGACACCATGGAAATGGAGAAAAACTTGGAATCTTGTGGGTTCTAG
- the LOC125625670 gene encoding chemerin-like receptor 1, whose amino-acid sequence MNGSCAPPNATGAVEDTMRHIAIGTNALVLGLGLAGNGLVIWITTAGRAGPPTFPSACYLHLAVADLLFSAGRIPAIVQEALRSRWPFGRALCKLHSFARYLVVFAGVFVLTLISLHRCLLVAQPVWVRNHCRPRLGCWLIAGAWFLAICFSVPYLVLRDVETRHGESFCVYRRDLRRFAEMPLRLSRFLGGFLVPFAIIATSYVVLIWKLRRRSWEGSRQTSALVLAVVALFFVCWLPHHILVLLSTYQANKEVWGVALKLANALAYLHSCLNPVLYGLVGYVRSRGRRRGSFLGIFRRALAEEEEGSGAMEASQSTRRTS is encoded by the coding sequence ATGAATGGCTCCTGTGCCCCCCCCAACGCCACGGGGGCTGTGGAGGACACCATGCGGCACATCGCCATCGGCACCAACGCCCTGGTtttggggctgggcctggccggCAATGGGCTGGTGATCTGGATCACCACggctggccgggccgggccgccCACCTTCCCCTCGGCCTGCTACCTCCACCTGGCCGTGGCCGACCTGCTCTTCTCCGCCGGGCGCATCCCCGCCATCGTCCAGGAGGCCTTAAGGTCTCGCTGGCCCTTCGGCCGAGCTCTCTGCAAGCTCCACTCCTTCGCTCGCTACTTGGTTGTCTTCGCCGGCGTCTTCGTGCTCACCCTCATCAGCCTCCACCGCTGCCTGCTGGTGGCTCAGCCCGTCTGGGTCCGGAACCACTGCAGGCCCCGGCTTGGGTGTTGGCTGATCGCTGGGGCCTGGTTCCTGGCCATCTGCTTCAGCGTCCCTTACCTGGTGCTCAGGGACGTGGAGACCAGACACGGGGAGTCCTTCTGCGTCTACCGGAGAGACCTGCGGCGTTTCGCCGAGATGCCCCTGAGGTTGAGCCGGTTCCTGGGCGGGTTTCTGGTCCCTTTCGCCATCATCGCCACATCCTACGTGGTCTTGATTTGGAAGCTGAGGAGAAGAAGCTGGGAGGGCTCCCGGCAGACCTCTGCCTTGGTGCTGGCCGTGGTGGCTCTCTTCTTTGTTTGCTGGTTGCCCCATCACATCCTGGTGCTGCTCAGCACGTACCAGGCGAACAAAGAGGTCTGGGGCGTGGCGCTTAAGCTGGCCAACGCCTTGGCCTACCTCCACAGCTGTCTCAACCCTGTGCTGTATGGGCTGGTGGGGTACGTCCGGAGCAGGGGGCGCCGGAGGGGCTCCTTCCTGGGCATCTTCCGCAGGGCCctggctgaggaagaggagggatCGGGTGCAATGGAGGCGTCGCAGAGCACCAGACGGACTAGCTGA
- the LOC125625675 gene encoding chemerin-like receptor 1, protein MVFLPVLFLVLCGMAFLAGVLLNGYVLFIAGCRVERTASAVWFWNRAMADFIFIIFLLLKFTSIFILDLDWANSLSSTVTSLYMFSSAFLLTTLSADRCILVARPAWAWNHRTPPLAVMMVLGIWALSLGFSLRYGDLWESLLSPASTSMNFRLEEERVKAAIVIQFLVGFLIPLALILIPMFYIILAAKPRRNKLIQSTKPLKILLGLIPTFFFCWLPYHVFSFLQISTKYPLYFLVIESTFAGVLEYVNSCLNPIFYLTMEEEFLRYRQCARNPQTTDNSGPELA, encoded by the coding sequence ATGGTGTTCCTCCCAGTTCTCTTCCTGGTGCTGTGTGGTATGGCCTTCCTCGCCGGGGTGCTGTTGAACGGCTACGTCCTTTTCATCGCTGGCTGCCGTGTGGAGAGGACGGCCAGTGCCGTGTGGTTCTGGAACCGGGCCATGGCCGATTTCATCTTTATCATCTTCCTACTTCTCAAATTCACCTCCATCTTCATCCTGGACTTAGACTGGGCCAACAGCCTGAGCAGCACCGTCACCTCCCTATACATGTTCTCCAGCGCCTTCCTCCTCACGACTCTCAGTGCCGATCGCTGCATCCTCGTAGCACGCCCTGCATGGGCCTGGAACCACCGCACACCCCCGCTAGCTGTCATGATGGTTTTGGGCATATGGGCCCTGTCTCTTGGGTTCAGCTTGCGGTACGGTGATCTCTGGGAATCCCTCCTCTCACCTGCCAGCACCAGCATGAATTTCCGACTGGAGGAAGAGAGGGTGAAGGCTGCCATTGTGATCCAGTTCCTGGTCGGGTTTCTGATCCCATTAGCCTTGATCTTGATCCCAATGTTCTACATCATTCTAGCTGCCAAGCCAAGAAGGAACAAGCTGATCCAATCCACGAAGCCACTCAAAATCCTTCTTGGCTTGATCCCGACCTTTTTCTTCTGCTGGCTGCCATATCACGTCTTCTCCTTCCTGCAGATCTCAACTAAATACCCTTTGTATTTCCTGGTCATAGAAAGCACTTTTGCTGGTGTCCTGGAGTATGTCAACAGCTGCCTCAACCCCATCTTCTACCTCACCATGGAGGAAGAGTTTCTGAGGTACCGGCAATGTGCACGCAACCCCCAAACCACCGACAACTCGGGGCCGGAACTGGCCTAA